Proteins found in one Ctenopharyngodon idella isolate HZGC_01 chromosome 16, HZGC01, whole genome shotgun sequence genomic segment:
- the cpvl gene encoding probable serine carboxypeptidase CPVL gives MLKQTLRLLFLWAVLESVCSRGCSSFFCRKSHRVSGSHFGVDPGKPLMLTPYLEEGKIEEAKKLSLVGPLPGANVKSFSGYLTVNKTYNSNLFFWFFPAQDKPETAPVLLWLQGGPGGTSMFGLFVEHGPYFVHKNLTLGYREFPWTSRYSVLYIDNPVGTGWSFTEDDRGFAQNQDDVGRDLYSALTQFFQIFSEFQSNPFYATGESYAGKYVPAIGYYIHKNNPSAKVKINFKGVAIGDGLCDPELMLGGYADFLYQTGLVDELQSQHVKMQTDAGVKLIQEQRWVEAFEVFDSLLNGDLVPYPSYFQNVTGCTNYYNYMQCQEPPDQEYFSSFVTLPDVRRSIHVGNLTFNDGSEVEKHLLQDVMKSIKPWLGILMDNYRVLIYSGQLDVIVAAPLTERFLPTVSWSGADEYKSALRMPWKVQPSDTEVAGYVRQVKEFFQVIVRGGGHILPYDQPERSFDMMDRFLSTDGFSSH, from the exons ATGCTGAAGCAAACGCTGAGGCTGCTCTTCCTCTGGGCTGTGCTGGAGTCCGTCTGCTCCCGCGGATGTTCCTCATTCTTCTGCCGCAAATCACATCGTGTGAGCGGGTCACATTTTGGAGTTGACCCGGGCAAACCTCTGATGCTCACCCCCTATCTGGAGGAAGGCAAGATAGAAGAAG CCAAAAAACTTAGTTTGGTGGGACCCCTTCCTGGTGCCAATGTCAAGAGTTTCTCAGGATATCTCACTGTGAACAAGACCTACAACAGCAACCTTTTCTTCTGGTTCTTCCCTGCCCAG GATAAACCAGAGACGGCTCCGGTGCTGCTGTGGCTGCAAGGAGGACCCGGAGGCACCTCTATGTTTGGCTTGTTTGTGGAGCATGGCCCATATTTTGTACATAAGAACCTCACAT TGGGTTATAGGGAATTCCCCTGGACATCACGCTACTCAGTTCTCTACATCGACAACCCA GTTGGGACAGGATGGAGTTTCACTGAGGATGACCGAGGATTTGCCCAAAACCAAGATGATGTGGGCAGAGATTTGTACAG TGCCCTGACTCAGTTCTTCCAAATATTCAGTGAGTTCCAGTCTAATCCGTTCTACGCTACAGGCGAG TCATATGCAGGAAAGTATGTTCCAGCGATTGGCTACTACATCCACAAGAACAATCCTTCCGCCAAAGTGAAGATCAACTTCAAAGGAGTGGCCATTGGAGATGGTCTGTGTGACCCTGAGCTG ATGCTGGGAGGCTATGCAGATTTCCTCTATCAGACAGGTCTCGTGGATGAACTGCAGAGCCAGCATGTGAAGATGCAGACAGATGCAGGAGTCAAACTCATCCAGGAGCAGAGATGGGTGGAGGCCTTTGAG GTGTTTGACAGCTTACTGAATGGTGATCTTGTTCCTTATCCCTCATACTTCCAAAACGTCACTGGGTGCACCAACTACTACAACTACATGCAGTGTCAG GAACCTCCAGATCAGGAgtatttttcttcatttgtgaCTCTACCAGATGTTCGACGTTCCATCCATGTTGGGAATCTTACGTTCAATGACGGCTCAGAGGTTGAGAAACATCTGCTTCAGGATGTCATGAAGTCCATCAAGCCCTGGTTGGGCATCCTCATGGACAACTATAGA GTGTTGATCTACAGTGGACAGCTTGATGTCATTGTTGCAGCCCCTCTGACTGAGCGCTTCCTGCCCACTGTGAGCTGGTCAGGAGCAGATGAGTATAAAAGCGCATTACGCATGCCCTGGAAGGTCCAGCCCAGTGACACTGAAGTGGCAGGTTACGTACGACAAGTGAAAGAGTTCTTTCAG GTGATTGTCAGGGGAGGCGGGCACATTTTGCCTTACGACCAACCAGAGAGATCATTTGACATGATGGACAGATTCCTTTCTACAGACGGATTCTCTTCACATTGA